From the genome of Pseudomonas sp. Teo4, one region includes:
- a CDS encoding FMN-dependent NADH-azoreductase, with protein MSRVLIIESSARQQDSVSRQLTRDFIQQWQAAHPADDITVRDLAVTPVPHLDANLLGGWMKPEEQRSAAELEALARSNELTDELLAADVLVMAAPMYNFTIPSTLKAWLDHVLRAGITFKYTPTGPQGLLTGKRAIVLTARGGIHAGATSDHQEPYLRQVMAFIGIHDVTFIHAEGLNMSGDFHEKGVNQAKAKLAAVA; from the coding sequence ATGTCCCGCGTACTGATCATCGAAAGCAGCGCCCGCCAGCAGGATTCCGTTTCCCGTCAACTGACCCGCGACTTCATCCAGCAATGGCAGGCTGCTCACCCTGCCGATGACATCACCGTACGTGACCTGGCCGTAACCCCGGTGCCGCACCTGGATGCCAACCTGCTCGGTGGCTGGATGAAGCCCGAAGAGCAGCGCAGTGCCGCCGAACTGGAGGCGCTGGCCCGTTCCAACGAGCTGACCGATGAGTTGCTGGCCGCTGACGTGCTGGTGATGGCCGCGCCGATGTACAACTTCACCATCCCCAGCACGCTCAAAGCCTGGCTGGACCATGTGCTGCGCGCCGGTATCACCTTCAAGTACACCCCGACCGGCCCGCAAGGCCTGCTGACCGGCAAGCGCGCCATCGTCCTGACTGCCCGTGGCGGCATCCATGCCGGCGCCACCAGCGACCATCAGGAACCGTACCTGCGCCAGGTGATGGCCTTCATCGGTATCCATGACGTGACCTTCATCCATGCCGAAGGCCTGAACATGAGCGGTGACTTCCACGAGAAGGGCGTCAACCAGGCCAAGGCCAAGCTGGCTGCGGTGGCCTGA
- the fadD1 gene encoding long-chain-fatty-acid--CoA ligase FadD1 → MIENFWKDKYPAGVTAEINPDEFPNIQAVLKQSCQRFADKPAFSNLGKTITYGELYALSGAFAAWLQQHTDLKPGDRIAVQLPNVLQYPVAVFGAMRAGLIVVNTNPLYTAREMEHQFNDSGAKALVCLANMAHLAEKVVPKTQVKHVIVTEVADLLPPLKRLLINSVIKYVKKMVPAYNLPRAVRFNDTLALGKGQPVTEANPQPNDVAVLQYTGGTTGVAKGAMLTHRNLVANMLQCRALMGSNLHEGCEILITPLPLYHIYAFTFHCMAMMLIGNHNVLISNPRDLPAMVKELGKWKFSGFVGLNTLFVALCNNEAFRALDFSALKITLSGGMALQLSVAERWKTVTGCAICEGYGMTETSPVAAVNPSEANQVGTIGIPVPSTLCKVIDDNGQELPLGEVGELCVKGPQVMKGYWQREDATAEILDSEGWLKTGDIALIQQDGYMRIVDRKKDMILVSGFNVYPNELEDVLAGLPGVLQCAAIGVPDEKSGEVIKVFIVVKPGMTLTKEQVMEHMRANVTGYKVPRYIEFRDALPTTNVGKILRRELRDEELKKQGLKKIA, encoded by the coding sequence ATGATCGAAAATTTTTGGAAGGATAAGTACCCAGCCGGTGTTACGGCGGAAATCAATCCTGACGAATTCCCCAACATCCAGGCGGTGCTGAAGCAATCCTGCCAACGCTTTGCAGACAAACCGGCCTTTAGCAACCTGGGCAAGACCATCACCTACGGCGAGCTGTATGCCCTGTCGGGCGCTTTTGCCGCCTGGTTGCAGCAGCACACCGACTTGAAACCGGGTGATCGCATTGCCGTGCAGTTGCCCAACGTCCTGCAGTATCCGGTGGCGGTGTTCGGCGCCATGCGTGCCGGCCTGATCGTGGTCAACACCAACCCGTTGTACACCGCACGCGAAATGGAGCACCAGTTCAACGACTCAGGTGCCAAAGCGCTGGTGTGCCTGGCCAACATGGCCCACCTGGCCGAGAAGGTCGTGCCCAAGACCCAGGTCAAGCACGTCATCGTGACCGAGGTGGCCGACCTGCTGCCACCGCTCAAGCGCCTGCTGATCAACAGTGTGATCAAGTACGTGAAGAAGATGGTGCCGGCCTACAACCTGCCGCGCGCCGTGCGCTTCAACGACACCCTGGCACTGGGCAAGGGCCAGCCGGTTACCGAGGCCAACCCGCAACCCAACGATGTGGCCGTGCTGCAATACACCGGCGGCACCACCGGCGTGGCCAAGGGGGCGATGCTGACCCACCGCAACCTGGTGGCCAACATGCTGCAGTGCCGCGCGCTGATGGGCTCGAACCTGCACGAAGGCTGCGAGATCCTCATCACCCCGCTGCCGCTGTACCACATCTATGCCTTTACCTTCCATTGCATGGCCATGATGCTGATCGGCAACCACAACGTGCTGATCAGCAACCCGCGTGACCTGCCAGCCATGGTCAAGGAACTGGGCAAGTGGAAGTTCAGTGGCTTCGTGGGCCTGAACACCCTGTTCGTTGCCCTGTGCAACAACGAGGCGTTTCGTGCCTTGGACTTCTCGGCGCTGAAGATCACCCTGTCGGGCGGCATGGCCCTGCAGTTGAGTGTGGCCGAGCGCTGGAAAACCGTGACCGGCTGTGCCATCTGCGAAGGCTACGGCATGACCGAGACCAGCCCGGTGGCGGCGGTCAACCCCTCCGAGGCCAACCAGGTTGGCACCATCGGTATTCCGGTGCCGTCGACCCTGTGCAAGGTCATCGACGACAACGGCCAGGAATTGCCGCTGGGTGAAGTGGGCGAACTGTGCGTCAAGGGCCCGCAGGTGATGAAGGGCTACTGGCAGCGTGAAGACGCTACCGCCGAGATTCTCGACAGCGAAGGCTGGCTGAAGACCGGTGACATCGCGTTGATCCAGCAAGATGGCTACATGCGCATCGTCGACCGCAAGAAGGACATGATCCTGGTCTCGGGCTTCAACGTGTACCCCAACGAGCTGGAAGACGTGCTTGCTGGTTTGCCGGGTGTTCTGCAGTGCGCGGCCATCGGCGTGCCGGACGAGAAGTCGGGCGAGGTAATCAAGGTGTTCATCGTGGTCAAGCCGGGCATGACCCTGACCAAGGAGCAGGTGATGGAGCACATGCGCGCCAACGTCACCGGCTACAAGGTACCGCGCTACATCGAGTTCCGCGATGCGCTGCCGACCACCAACGTGGGCAAGATTCTGCGCCGCGAGCTGCGCGATGAAGAGTTGAAGAAACAAGGGCTGAAGAAGATCGCCTGA
- a CDS encoding DUF3418 domain-containing protein: MARCPSPAGADLPRAAVGGEQGPIRLPADAQGHSQRVAQPDRPQDRGGRLPRARQRRFWVHPSSGLGRKRPQWVMAAELVETTKLYARMVAKIEPDWIEPLATHLVKKNHFEPHWEKKRGQVVAYEQITLYGLILVGRRPVHFGPIDPVTSRELFIREALVGGEIQSRAKCLSANKRLLEQLDELEAKARRRDILADEETLYAFYEARLPAEIHQTATFDSWYRMGSQKDANLLIMREEDVLAREASEVTAAQYPDSLQVGDLRLPLSYHFEPGHPRDGVTVRVPAPLLPSLPGERLEWLVPGLLEAKCVALVRNLPKALRKNFVPVPDFVKASLARMSFGQGALPQALGQELLRMTGARVPDEAWEESVRLVEGHLRMNIEVVDGQGKFLGEGRDLAELTARFAAASQAALAVPRNEKAEQPVQAKAFSEVAQTAQQKIAGLSMTVYPALVEEGGTVREGRFSTLAEAEFQHRRALQRLLLQQLAEPAKFLRGKLPGMTELGLLYRELGRIEALVEDILLASLDSCILDGEATLPAMAQPWLGWPNASVAVGPNMPSGWRARPWKC, from the coding sequence ATGGCGCGATGCCCATCGCCAGCTGGCGCTGATCTGCCGCGAGCTGCAGTTGGCGGTGAACAAGGACCCATCCGATTACCAGCGGATGCACAAGGCCATTCTCAGCGGGTTGCTCAGCCAGATCGGCCACAAGACCGAGGAGGGCGACTACCAAGGGCCCGGCAGCGGCGCTTCTGGGTCCACCCGTCTTCGGGGCTTGGCCGCAAGCGACCGCAGTGGGTGATGGCCGCCGAGCTGGTGGAAACCACCAAGCTGTATGCGCGCATGGTGGCCAAGATCGAGCCCGACTGGATCGAGCCGTTGGCCACGCACCTGGTCAAGAAGAACCACTTCGAACCGCACTGGGAGAAAAAGCGCGGGCAAGTGGTGGCCTACGAGCAGATCACTTTGTATGGGTTGATTCTGGTGGGGCGTCGCCCGGTGCATTTCGGCCCGATCGACCCGGTCACTTCACGTGAATTGTTCATCCGCGAAGCGCTGGTTGGTGGCGAGATCCAGTCACGGGCCAAATGCCTGTCGGCCAACAAACGCCTGCTTGAACAGCTCGACGAGTTGGAGGCCAAGGCCCGCCGTCGTGACATCCTGGCCGATGAAGAAACCCTCTACGCCTTCTACGAAGCGCGCCTGCCGGCGGAAATCCACCAGACCGCGACCTTCGACAGCTGGTACCGCATGGGTAGCCAGAAGGACGCCAACCTGCTGATCATGCGCGAGGAAGACGTGCTGGCCCGCGAGGCCAGCGAAGTCACCGCGGCGCAGTACCCCGACAGCCTGCAGGTGGGTGATTTGCGCTTGCCGTTGAGCTACCACTTCGAGCCAGGCCACCCGCGCGATGGCGTTACCGTGCGGGTTCCGGCGCCGTTGCTGCCGAGCTTGCCGGGCGAGCGCCTCGAGTGGCTGGTGCCGGGCTTGCTGGAAGCCAAGTGCGTGGCGCTGGTGCGTAACCTGCCCAAGGCCCTGCGCAAGAACTTCGTGCCGGTACCCGACTTCGTCAAGGCATCGCTGGCGCGCATGAGCTTCGGCCAGGGCGCGCTGCCCCAGGCGCTGGGCCAGGAGTTGTTGCGCATGACGGGCGCGCGGGTACCCGACGAGGCCTGGGAAGAGTCCGTGCGCCTGGTCGAAGGGCACCTGCGCATGAACATCGAAGTGGTCGATGGCCAAGGCAAATTCCTCGGCGAGGGCCGAGACCTGGCCGAGCTGACGGCGCGTTTTGCCGCCGCCAGCCAGGCAGCGCTGGCCGTGCCACGCAACGAGAAAGCCGAGCAACCAGTGCAAGCCAAGGCCTTCAGCGAAGTGGCCCAGACAGCCCAGCAGAAGATTGCCGGGCTTTCGATGACGGTTTACCCGGCGCTGGTCGAAGAGGGCGGCACCGTGCGTGAGGGGCGCTTCTCGACCCTGGCCGAGGCTGAGTTCCAACACCGACGTGCCTTGCAGCGGCTACTGCTGCAACAACTGGCGGAGCCGGCCAAGTTCCTGCGCGGCAAGCTGCCGGGTATGACCGAGCTAGGCTTGCTGTACCGCGAGCTGGGCCGCATCGAAGCGTTGGTGGAGGACATTCTGCTGGCCAGCCTCGACAGTTGCATTCTCGACGGCGAGGCCACGCTGCCCGCGATGGCGCAGCCCTGGCTGGGCTGGCCGAACGCAAGCGTGGCAGTTGGGCCGAACATGCCGAGCGGCTGGCGCGCCAGACCTTGGAAGTGCTGA
- a CDS encoding beta-ketoacyl-ACP synthase III, producing MHNVVISGTGLYTPAQSISNEELVASFNTWAQQFNLENAAAIERGEVEAAPLSDAAFIEKASGIKSRFVMDKAGILDPQRMKPRLPERTNDEPSVLCEMAVAAARQALERAGRTAADVDGVIVACSNLQRPYPAIAIEVQQALGIQGFAFDMNVACSSATFGIQTAANSVQLGQARAVLMVNPEVCTGHLNFRDRDSHFIFGDAATAVLIERADQATSKHQFEIVSSKLWTEFSNNIRNNFGFLNRAAEEGEGAADKLFIQEGRKVFREVCPKVAELVGNHLEENGLQPSDVKRFWLHQANLSMNHLIVKKLLGREVAEEDAPVILDRYANTSSAGSVIAFHLYQDDLAKGSLGVLSSFGAGYSIGSVILRKR from the coding sequence GTGCATAACGTCGTGATCAGCGGCACCGGCCTGTATACCCCGGCCCAGAGCATCTCCAACGAAGAACTGGTGGCGTCTTTCAACACCTGGGCGCAGCAGTTCAACCTCGAAAACGCGGCGGCCATCGAGCGTGGTGAAGTCGAGGCAGCACCACTTTCCGATGCTGCTTTCATCGAAAAGGCCTCGGGCATCAAAAGCCGTTTCGTCATGGACAAGGCCGGCATTCTCGACCCGCAGCGCATGAAGCCACGCCTGCCGGAACGCACCAATGACGAGCCGTCGGTCCTCTGCGAAATGGCCGTGGCTGCTGCGCGCCAGGCCCTGGAACGCGCCGGCCGTACAGCGGCGGACGTCGACGGGGTGATCGTCGCCTGCTCCAACCTGCAGCGCCCGTACCCGGCCATCGCCATCGAAGTGCAGCAGGCGCTGGGCATTCAGGGCTTTGCCTTCGACATGAACGTGGCCTGCTCCTCGGCCACCTTCGGTATCCAGACCGCCGCCAACAGCGTGCAACTGGGCCAGGCCCGTGCGGTGCTGATGGTCAACCCGGAGGTCTGCACGGGCCACTTGAACTTCCGCGACCGCGACAGCCACTTCATTTTCGGCGACGCCGCCACGGCGGTTCTGATCGAGCGTGCCGACCAGGCTACTTCCAAGCACCAGTTCGAGATTGTCAGCAGCAAGTTGTGGACCGAGTTCTCCAACAACATCCGCAACAACTTCGGCTTCCTCAACCGCGCGGCGGAAGAAGGCGAGGGCGCTGCCGACAAGCTGTTCATCCAGGAAGGCCGCAAGGTGTTCCGCGAGGTGTGCCCCAAGGTGGCCGAGCTGGTGGGTAATCACCTTGAGGAAAACGGTCTGCAGCCGAGCGATGTGAAGCGCTTCTGGCTGCACCAGGCCAACCTCAGCATGAACCACCTGATCGTCAAGAAACTGCTGGGGCGTGAGGTGGCTGAAGAAGACGCACCAGTGATTCTGGACCGTTATGCCAACACCAGTTCGGCGGGGTCGGTAATTGCCTTCCACCTGTACCAGGACGACTTGGCCAAGGGGTCGCTGGGGGTGCTGAGTTCGTTCGGTGCTGGGTATTCGATTGGTAGTGTGATTCTGCGCAAGCGCTGA
- a CDS encoding putative porin — MRLVSTLTGVSLTGMMLALSTPASAAVDAKLLEMLRANGSINQAQYNELQGDLAKETKEKADQKAQSDRLSSFEVQKVAWAAKTQIKGDVRVRYEDVNVDDPNSSSGNQDRQRVRARVGFYSEINPQVDAGVRIATGSSADRRSTNQSFDNYFDKKSLWVDQAYLDWHPTGVPNLHLIGGKMQQPWVSMGDIIWDSDINPEGFAATYKTDLGGAEVFASAGQYTLKDNVDGDGVQYKHDAQVYHGQLGTKFAPVDALKVTVGASIYGYDNDKEAAILQSFGNTTNEFNLVEGFGQIDFTGFAIPLSAYGQYVKNTESTDGEDQAWLAGLKTKLGAWSLDYNYRDVQRNAVVSLFTDSDFGNGFTGSRGHKFKVGYEIDKNFSLGATYLMAKTDLSQLPNSDADVDTLQVDLEAKF; from the coding sequence ATGCGTCTTGTTTCTACACTTACCGGAGTGAGCCTCACCGGCATGATGCTGGCTCTGAGTACTCCGGCCAGTGCTGCTGTCGACGCCAAGCTGCTCGAAATGCTCCGCGCCAATGGCTCGATCAACCAGGCGCAGTACAACGAACTGCAGGGCGACCTGGCAAAGGAAACCAAGGAAAAGGCCGACCAGAAAGCTCAGTCCGACCGCCTGAGTTCTTTCGAAGTGCAAAAAGTGGCATGGGCCGCCAAGACCCAGATCAAGGGTGACGTGCGCGTTCGCTACGAAGACGTCAACGTCGACGACCCGAACAGCAGCAGCGGCAACCAGGACCGCCAGCGCGTTCGTGCTCGCGTTGGCTTCTACAGCGAGATCAACCCGCAAGTCGACGCAGGCGTACGTATCGCCACCGGCAGCAGCGCTGACCGCCGCTCCACCAACCAGAGCTTCGACAACTACTTCGACAAGAAGTCGCTGTGGGTCGACCAGGCTTACCTCGACTGGCACCCGACCGGCGTGCCGAACCTGCACCTGATCGGCGGCAAGATGCAGCAGCCTTGGGTGAGCATGGGCGACATCATCTGGGACAGCGACATCAACCCGGAAGGCTTCGCAGCCACCTACAAGACCGACCTGGGCGGCGCCGAAGTGTTCGCCAGCGCCGGTCAGTACACCCTCAAGGACAACGTCGACGGCGACGGCGTGCAGTACAAGCACGATGCCCAGGTGTACCACGGCCAGTTGGGTACCAAGTTCGCGCCGGTCGATGCCCTCAAAGTCACCGTGGGTGCGAGCATCTACGGCTATGACAACGACAAGGAAGCAGCCATCCTTCAGTCGTTCGGCAACACCACCAACGAGTTCAACCTGGTTGAAGGCTTTGGTCAGATCGACTTCACCGGCTTCGCCATCCCGCTGTCGGCCTACGGCCAGTACGTGAAGAACACCGAGAGCACCGACGGCGAAGACCAGGCCTGGCTGGCCGGTCTGAAAACCAAGCTCGGCGCCTGGAGCCTGGACTACAACTACCGCGATGTGCAGCGTAACGCCGTGGTCAGCCTGTTCACCGACTCCGACTTCGGCAACGGCTTCACTGGCTCGCGTGGCCACAAGTTCAAGGTCGGTTACGAAATCGACAAGAACTTCTCGCTGGGCGCTACCTACCTGATGGCCAAGACCGACCTGTCGCAGCTGCCGAACAGCGATGCTGACGTCGACACCCTGCAGGTCGACCTGGAAGCCAAGTTCTAA
- a CDS encoding 3-phosphoglycerate kinase, producing MKKCCAALLMCLPLGAMAYPIDVEKQLTGVKLDYTTYATDYDIGAITLNNYGQVPAACKVTFRNGPEAPRVRRVNVPAGKGVDVTAKFNRQIVKLRIALDCKAQ from the coding sequence ATGAAGAAATGTTGTGCGGCTTTATTGATGTGCCTGCCCCTCGGGGCCATGGCTTACCCCATTGATGTGGAGAAGCAGCTGACTGGGGTCAAGCTCGACTACACCACCTACGCCACGGACTACGACATTGGCGCCATCACCCTGAACAACTATGGGCAGGTACCGGCGGCGTGCAAGGTGACGTTTCGCAATGGCCCGGAAGCGCCACGGGTGCGTCGGGTGAATGTGCCGGCCGGAAAAGGCGTGGACGTCACCGCCAAATTCAACCGGCAGATCGTGAAACTGCGCATTGCGTTGGACTGCAAAGCACAATAA
- the hrpA gene encoding ATP-dependent RNA helicase HrpA, with amino-acid sequence MTDHAIDQLLKNLDHAMIADRHRLRRQIHELRKRPDEAKLAQWVEKVQASCAQVTARQQSVPHIRYDDSLPIAAKRDEIKKALAENQVLVIAGETGSGKTTQLPKICLELGRGSHGLIAHTQPRRIAARSVAARVAEELGTPLGGLVGYQVRFEDQSDSNTLVKLMTDGILLAETQHDRFLERYDTIIVDEAHERSLNIDFLLGYLKTLLHRRPDLKLIITSATIDLERFSKHFDGAPIIEVSGRTYPVETWYRPLTSEQDEEGNQVEDDLTVDQAILATLDELAQHERSVGKGPGDVLVFLPGEREIRDAAEILRKAQLRHTEILPLYARLSPAEQQRIFQPHTGRRVVLATNVAETSLTVPGIRYVIDTGTARISRYSYRAKVQRLPIEAVSQASANQRKGRCGRVEPGICVRLYSEEDFNGRPAFTDPEILRTNLAAVILQMLHLRLGAIDAFPFIEPPDGKAISDGFNLLQELSAVNRENQLTPWDVSWRACRSTRAWAACCLKAPVRAACRKC; translated from the coding sequence ATGACAGACCACGCCATCGACCAATTGCTGAAAAACCTCGACCACGCCATGATCGCCGACCGCCATCGCCTGCGGCGGCAGATCCATGAGCTGCGCAAGCGCCCTGACGAAGCCAAGCTGGCTCAATGGGTGGAAAAGGTCCAGGCATCCTGCGCCCAGGTCACCGCGCGCCAACAGAGCGTGCCGCACATTCGCTACGACGACAGCCTGCCCATTGCCGCCAAGCGCGACGAAATCAAGAAAGCCCTGGCCGAAAACCAGGTGCTGGTGATTGCAGGTGAGACCGGCTCGGGCAAGACCACCCAATTGCCGAAGATTTGCCTGGAACTGGGCCGTGGCAGCCATGGCCTGATCGCCCATACCCAGCCCCGGCGAATCGCCGCGCGCAGCGTTGCTGCACGGGTGGCAGAGGAACTGGGTACGCCGTTGGGCGGGCTGGTGGGCTACCAGGTACGCTTTGAAGACCAGAGCGACAGCAACACCCTGGTCAAGCTGATGACCGACGGTATCCTGCTGGCCGAGACCCAGCACGACCGCTTCCTCGAACGCTATGACACGATCATCGTCGACGAGGCCCACGAACGCAGCCTGAACATCGACTTTCTGCTCGGCTACCTCAAGACGCTGCTGCACCGCCGTCCCGACCTGAAGTTGATCATCACCTCGGCGACCATCGACCTGGAGCGCTTCTCGAAGCACTTCGATGGCGCGCCGATCATCGAGGTGTCGGGCCGGACCTACCCGGTGGAAACCTGGTACCGGCCATTGACCAGCGAGCAGGACGAAGAAGGCAACCAGGTCGAAGACGACCTCACGGTCGACCAGGCGATTCTCGCCACCCTCGATGAGCTGGCCCAGCATGAGCGCAGCGTCGGCAAAGGCCCAGGTGATGTGCTGGTGTTCCTGCCCGGCGAGCGGGAAATTCGCGATGCCGCTGAAATCCTGCGCAAGGCCCAACTGCGCCACACCGAGATTCTGCCGCTGTATGCCCGCCTGTCCCCAGCCGAGCAGCAGCGAATTTTCCAGCCGCACACCGGGCGCCGGGTGGTGCTGGCTACCAACGTTGCCGAAACATCGTTGACGGTACCGGGTATCCGCTACGTGATCGATACCGGTACCGCCCGCATCAGCCGCTACAGCTACCGCGCCAAGGTCCAGCGCCTGCCGATCGAGGCGGTGTCCCAGGCCAGCGCCAACCAGCGCAAGGGGCGATGCGGGCGTGTCGAGCCGGGCATTTGCGTGCGCCTTTACAGCGAAGAGGACTTCAACGGCCGGCCAGCGTTCACCGACCCGGAGATTCTGCGCACCAACCTGGCCGCGGTCATCCTGCAGATGCTGCACCTGCGCCTGGGTGCCATCGATGCTTTCCCGTTCATCGAGCCGCCGGATGGCAAGGCCATCAGCGACGGCTTCAACCTGTTGCAGGAGCTGTCGGCGGTCAACCGCGAGAACCAGCTGACCCCCTGGGACGTCAGCTGGCGCGCCTGCCGATCGACCCGCGCCTGGGCCGCATGCTGCTTGAAGGCGCCCGTCAGGGCAGCCTGCAGGAAGTGCTGA
- a CDS encoding peptidylprolyl isomerase — protein MLKKLLLTACSVAFATSVMASDKTPHVLLDTSFGQVEIELNAEKAPISTKNFLEYVDSGFYNNTIFHRVIPGFMVQGGGFTDQMVQKSTRDPIRNEAGNGLQNTRGTLSMARTSDPNSATSQFFINVADNDFLNPGRDRGYAVFGKVTKGMEVVDQIVNSPTTIKKGMRDVPADPVYIKSAKRID, from the coding sequence ATGCTGAAAAAACTCCTGCTCACCGCCTGCTCGGTCGCGTTCGCCACCAGCGTCATGGCGTCCGACAAGACCCCTCACGTGTTGCTGGACACCAGCTTCGGTCAGGTCGAAATCGAGCTCAATGCCGAGAAGGCGCCGATCAGTACCAAGAACTTCCTCGAGTACGTCGACAGCGGCTTCTACAACAACACCATCTTCCACCGCGTGATCCCGGGCTTCATGGTCCAGGGCGGCGGCTTCACCGACCAGATGGTGCAAAAGAGCACCCGCGACCCGATCCGCAACGAAGCAGGCAACGGCCTGCAGAACACCCGCGGCACCCTGTCGATGGCTCGCACCTCTGACCCGAACTCGGCCACCAGCCAGTTCTTCATCAACGTGGCCGACAACGATTTCCTGAACCCCGGCCGTGACCGCGGCTATGCGGTGTTCGGCAAAGTCACCAAGGGCATGGAGGTGGTCGACCAGATCGTCAACTCGCCTACCACCATCAAAAAAGGCATGCGCGATGTACCGGCCGACCCGGTGTACATCAAGTCCGCCAAACGCATCGACTGA
- a CDS encoding glutamine synthetase family protein, translating to MHFANPEQASRFLAENPDVELFELFILDANGVPRGKLLHRDELLAVYASGRPLPSTILGLTLNGDDVENSGLVWDVGDIDCRAYPLDGSLVRLPWRRVPTAAVQVSMHPTEGLPASVADPRHVLLRTIDALKADGYHPVMACELEFYLLDQQRDAQGRPQPALDNDGGRPRTTQVYGLRELEQIEPFLADLYAACKAQGIPARTAISEYAPGQVEITLEHGDALTAMDQAVRYKRLVKGVAHAHGMQACFMAKPFAKLAGTGMHMHLSLADSAGNNLFASDDKAGTPLLRQAVAGMLRHLRESLLLFCPNANSFRRFQANSYAPLAPTWGVDNRTVSLRVPGGPANSRHIEHRICGADANPYLAAAAILAATHYGIREQLDPGAPVEGNGYAQATEHLPTDWLTALESLEHSDWAREALGEAFLGVYLKVKRAEYRQFMAEVSEQDWRWYLHQA from the coding sequence ATGCACTTTGCAAACCCAGAGCAGGCCAGCCGCTTCCTGGCTGAAAACCCCGATGTCGAGCTGTTCGAACTGTTCATCCTCGACGCCAATGGCGTACCCCGAGGCAAGCTGCTGCACCGCGATGAACTGCTGGCGGTGTACGCCAGCGGACGCCCGCTGCCCAGCACCATCCTTGGCCTGACCCTCAACGGCGACGACGTGGAAAACTCGGGCCTGGTGTGGGATGTCGGTGACATCGACTGCCGCGCCTACCCGTTGGACGGCTCGCTGGTGCGCCTGCCCTGGCGCCGCGTACCGACCGCGGCGGTGCAGGTGAGCATGCACCCCACCGAGGGCCTGCCCGCCAGCGTTGCCGACCCACGTCATGTGCTGCTGCGCACCATCGATGCACTCAAGGCCGACGGCTACCACCCGGTGATGGCTTGCGAGCTGGAGTTCTACCTGCTTGACCAACAACGCGATGCCCAGGGCCGCCCACAACCGGCGCTGGACAATGACGGTGGCCGACCACGCACCACTCAGGTCTACGGCCTGCGCGAACTGGAACAGATCGAGCCGTTTCTGGCCGACTTGTATGCCGCCTGCAAGGCCCAAGGCATTCCGGCACGCACGGCGATTTCCGAGTATGCCCCCGGCCAGGTGGAAATCACCCTGGAACACGGTGACGCGCTCACTGCCATGGACCAGGCCGTGCGCTACAAGCGCCTGGTCAAGGGCGTGGCTCACGCTCATGGCATGCAGGCCTGTTTCATGGCCAAACCGTTCGCCAAACTGGCCGGCACCGGCATGCACATGCACCTGAGCCTCGCCGACAGTGCCGGCAACAACCTGTTCGCCAGCGACGACAAGGCCGGCACGCCCCTGCTGCGTCAGGCCGTGGCCGGCATGTTGCGTCACCTGCGCGAATCGTTGCTGCTGTTCTGCCCCAACGCCAACTCGTTCCGCCGTTTCCAGGCCAACAGCTATGCCCCGCTGGCCCCTACCTGGGGCGTGGACAACCGCACCGTTAGCCTGCGCGTACCCGGCGGCCCGGCCAACAGTCGGCATATCGAACATCGCATCTGCGGCGCCGATGCCAACCCGTACCTGGCAGCGGCGGCCATCCTGGCTGCCACCCACTACGGCATTCGCGAACAGCTGGACCCTGGCGCGCCGGTCGAAGGCAACGGCTATGCCCAGGCCACCGAGCACTTGCCCACCGACTGGCTGACCGCGCTGGAAAGCCTGGAGCACTCGGACTGGGCTCGCGAAGCGCTGGGCGAGGCATTCCTCGGTGTCTACCTGAAGGTCAAACGCGCCGAATACCGTCAGTTCATGGCCGAAGTCAGCGAACAGGACTGGCGCTGGTACCTGCACCAGGCCTGA